A single genomic interval of Noviherbaspirillum cavernae harbors:
- a CDS encoding DMT family transporter, translating into MTTSRQPLDAFAIALMIMLCLLWGMQQVAVKVAAGGMLPVMQIGVRSLVAALCVYALIFVRGGTVSMRDGTFWPGMAVGLLFSLEFFCVAFGLQFTTASHMSVFLYTAPIFTVLGLHWIVPGERLKFSQWIGVLIAFAGIGVAFSNGFSEPSRDWVHVLIGDMLGVAGGALWAATTVLIRRSALSEAPPATTLLYQLGSSGILLIALAALMGQASSISMTGIVWTSLFFQSVIVAFISYLIWFWMLRKYLASRLSAFSFLTPMFGVAFGVLLLNDPLSMRFIVGAALVLIGVVMVNLRGR; encoded by the coding sequence ATGACAACAAGCCGCCAGCCGCTTGACGCATTTGCAATTGCATTGATGATCATGCTGTGCCTGCTGTGGGGCATGCAGCAGGTCGCGGTCAAGGTTGCCGCCGGCGGCATGCTGCCGGTGATGCAGATCGGCGTGCGCTCGCTGGTGGCGGCGCTGTGCGTGTATGCGCTGATCTTTGTGCGCGGCGGCACGGTGTCGATGCGCGACGGCACGTTCTGGCCGGGCATGGCCGTCGGCTTGCTGTTCTCCCTGGAATTTTTCTGCGTGGCGTTCGGCCTGCAATTCACGACCGCCTCGCACATGTCGGTGTTTCTCTACACCGCGCCGATCTTCACCGTGCTGGGACTGCACTGGATCGTGCCGGGAGAGCGGCTGAAATTTTCACAGTGGATCGGCGTGCTGATTGCCTTCGCCGGCATCGGCGTGGCGTTCTCCAACGGCTTTTCCGAACCCTCGCGCGACTGGGTCCATGTATTGATTGGCGACATGCTCGGTGTTGCAGGCGGCGCCTTGTGGGCCGCCACGACCGTGCTGATCAGACGCTCGGCCCTGTCCGAAGCGCCGCCCGCCACCACGCTGCTGTATCAGCTCGGCAGTTCGGGCATCCTCCTGATCGCGCTCGCTGCGCTGATGGGACAAGCCAGCAGTATCTCGATGACAGGCATCGTCTGGACCAGCCTGTTCTTCCAGTCCGTGATCGTGGCATTCATCAGCTACCTGATCTGGTTCTGGATGCTGCGCAAGTATCTCGCTTCGCGCCTGTCGGCATTCTCCTTCCTCACGCCCATGTTCGGCGTCGCCTTCGGCGTGCTGCTGCTGAACGATCCGCTCAGCATGCGCTTTATCGTCGGCGCGGCACTCGTGCTGATCGGTGTGGTGATGGTGAATCTGCGCGGTCGCTGA
- a CDS encoding HAD family hydrolase, with amino-acid sequence MSDTLASWNDGGARSAIIGFVDRITKAGTSDFVPSQERIAVFDNDGTLWCEKPLPIQADFLFRRLAQMVEKDPSLGTRQPWKAVVEKDYVWLGAAIEKHYRGDDSALKMMIGGLLQCYQGVSIEEFETTAGDFLRSAQHPVLKRPYLECTYRPMIELLRYLEANGFTCYIASGGSRDFMRPVTQGLYGIPPERVIGSTVALEYQEDASGGCIVHKPELDIFDDGPAKPVRIWSRIGRRPIFAAGNSNGDIQMLHYCSDPARPSFKLLVNHDDKEREFDYVAGAEESLKLAQQEGWTVASIRTDWRTVFSDTSLQG; translated from the coding sequence ATGTCTGACACCCTTGCGAGCTGGAACGACGGCGGCGCCAGAAGCGCCATCATCGGCTTTGTCGATCGGATAACGAAGGCAGGGACAAGCGATTTTGTGCCGTCGCAAGAGCGCATCGCCGTCTTCGACAACGACGGCACGCTGTGGTGCGAGAAGCCACTGCCGATCCAGGCGGATTTCCTGTTCCGCCGGCTGGCGCAGATGGTTGAAAAAGATCCATCGTTGGGAACGCGCCAGCCATGGAAGGCGGTTGTCGAAAAGGACTATGTGTGGCTGGGCGCGGCCATCGAAAAGCATTACCGGGGCGACGACAGCGCCCTCAAAATGATGATCGGCGGGCTGCTGCAATGCTATCAGGGCGTCAGCATCGAGGAATTCGAAACAACGGCTGGCGACTTCCTGCGCAGCGCGCAACATCCGGTTCTGAAACGCCCATATCTTGAGTGCACCTACCGACCGATGATCGAGCTGCTGCGTTATCTGGAAGCGAACGGTTTTACCTGCTACATCGCCAGCGGCGGCAGCCGGGATTTCATGCGGCCGGTGACACAGGGGCTGTACGGCATTCCGCCCGAGCGCGTGATAGGCAGCACGGTCGCGCTGGAGTACCAGGAAGATGCAAGTGGCGGTTGCATTGTTCACAAACCCGAGCTGGACATCTTTGATGACGGGCCCGCCAAGCCGGTGCGCATCTGGAGCCGCATTGGCCGGCGTCCGATCTTCGCGGCGGGAAATTCGAACGGCGACATTCAAATGCTGCATTACTGCTCAGATCCCGCCAGACCGTCATTCAAGTTGCTGGTCAATCACGATGACAAGGAGCGCGAGTTCGATTACGTGGCCGGGGCGGAAGAATCACTCAAGCTGGCGCAACAGGAAGGCTGGACCGTGGCGAGCATCAGGACAGATTGGCGCACCGTATTTTCCGACACATCTTTGCAAGGATGA
- a CDS encoding arylsulfatase — MATKSTGNQKKPNILVIWGDDIGIANLSCYSHGVMGYKTPNIDRLAREGMMFTDSYGEQSCTAGRSSFITGQSVYRTGLSKVGRPGGREGLQAETVTIADLLKNHGYATGQFGKNHLGDLNEYLPTVHGFDEFFGNLYHLNAEEEPEMVDYFPDKDFPNFRKNNGPRGVIHSWAQDKDDATEEPRWGKVGKQKVTDTGPLNKKRMETCDDEFVAAAKGFIKKQNDDDKPFFVWLNTTHMHLFTHPKPESIGQAGRWQSPYHDTMIDHDRLVGDVLNYLDELGIADDTLVMYSTDNGPHMNTWPDGGMTPFRSEKNTNWEGAFRIPLIVRWPGKIPAGEVSNEIVQHHDWLPTFLAMAGEPDVVDKVKKGHQANGKTFKNHIDGFNLLPYLTGEQKESPRKFFFYFSDDGDVLGCRYDHWKIVFMEQRCQGTMRLWAEPFTTLRLPKLFNLRTDPYERADITSNTYYDWFLYHDYILFGAYGLADKFVATFKEFPRVQKPGSFTIGDALEKLSEAGSSAGH; from the coding sequence ATGGCAACGAAAAGCACCGGCAATCAGAAGAAACCCAACATCCTCGTCATCTGGGGTGACGACATCGGCATCGCCAACCTGAGCTGCTACTCGCATGGCGTGATGGGCTACAAGACGCCTAACATCGACCGCTTGGCGAGGGAAGGGATGATGTTTACCGACAGCTACGGCGAGCAGTCATGCACGGCCGGCCGCTCGTCATTCATCACCGGCCAGAGCGTCTATCGCACGGGGCTGTCAAAGGTGGGCCGTCCGGGCGGGCGCGAAGGCTTGCAGGCCGAGACGGTGACGATCGCCGATTTGCTGAAGAACCACGGCTACGCGACCGGACAGTTCGGCAAGAACCACCTCGGCGATCTCAACGAGTACCTGCCGACGGTACATGGTTTCGACGAATTCTTCGGCAACCTGTACCACCTCAATGCCGAGGAAGAGCCGGAGATGGTCGACTACTTCCCGGACAAGGACTTCCCGAATTTCCGCAAGAACAACGGCCCGCGCGGTGTAATCCATTCGTGGGCGCAGGACAAGGACGATGCGACAGAGGAGCCGCGCTGGGGCAAGGTCGGCAAGCAGAAGGTGACAGACACCGGTCCGTTGAACAAGAAGCGCATGGAAACCTGCGACGACGAGTTCGTCGCCGCCGCCAAGGGCTTTATCAAGAAGCAGAACGATGACGACAAGCCGTTCTTCGTGTGGCTGAACACGACGCACATGCATCTGTTCACGCATCCGAAGCCGGAAAGTATCGGGCAGGCGGGGCGTTGGCAGTCGCCGTACCACGACACCATGATCGATCACGACAGGCTCGTCGGCGACGTGCTGAACTACCTCGATGAACTGGGCATCGCCGACGATACCTTGGTCATGTATTCCACCGACAACGGACCTCACATGAACACCTGGCCCGACGGCGGCATGACACCTTTCCGCAGCGAAAAAAACACGAACTGGGAGGGCGCCTTCCGCATACCGCTGATCGTGCGCTGGCCAGGAAAGATCCCGGCGGGTGAGGTGTCGAACGAAATTGTGCAGCATCATGACTGGCTGCCCACTTTCCTCGCGATGGCTGGCGAGCCCGATGTGGTCGACAAAGTGAAGAAAGGGCATCAGGCCAACGGCAAGACCTTCAAGAACCATATCGATGGCTTCAATCTGCTGCCTTACCTGACCGGCGAGCAGAAGGAAAGCCCGCGCAAGTTCTTCTTCTACTTCAGCGACGACGGTGACGTGCTGGGCTGCCGCTACGACCACTGGAAGATTGTGTTCATGGAACAGCGCTGTCAGGGAACGATGCGCCTCTGGGCCGAGCCGTTCACGACCCTGCGGCTGCCCAAGCTCTTCAATCTGCGCACCGACCCCTACGAGCGGGCCGACATCACGTCGAACACCTACTACGATTGGTTCCTGTACCACGACTACATCCTGTTCGGCGCGTACGGGCTGGCCGACAAGTTCGTCGCGACCTTCAAGGAGTTCCCGCGCGTGCAGAAACCGGGTAGTTTCACGATCGGCGATGCGCTGGAAAAACTGTCGGAGGCCGGCAGCAGTGCAGGGCATTAG